From Aspergillus chevalieri M1 DNA, chromosome 4, nearly complete sequence, a single genomic window includes:
- a CDS encoding sterylglucosidase 1 (CAZy:GH5;~COG:G;~EggNog:ENOG410PGAW;~InterPro:IPR017853,IPR001547,IPR041036;~PFAM:PF18564;~go_function: GO:0004553 - hydrolase activity, hydrolyzing O-glycosyl compounds [Evidence IEA];~go_process: GO:0071704 - organic substance metabolic process [Evidence IEA]), translating to MASPRLRIDGKTFKDLQNREITIRGINVAGEAKYPAKPDVPTYISDHFFDADDVSFVNRPFPLEDAHMHFAKLRKWGYNTIRYVFTWEAIEHAGPGIYDQEWVEFTIEVLRVSKKYGFYIYMDPHQDVWSRLSGGSGAPGWTLYAAGFNPKAFKKTEAALVQNTYDNPALFPKMIWSTNYTRLFCQAMFTLFWAGRQFAPKAIIDGMNIQDYLQSHFIAACKYLAERIHEAGDLENEVVIGWESINEPHRGLIGVQDISVIPPEQQLQLGTSPTAWQAMLTGAGRPCEITTWGFGSFGPYQTGRELVDPEGESAWLPADYDDSRYGWKRDPGWKLGECIWAQHGVWDPSTDQLLQKDYFAKDPNTGEPLDYEKFTNTHFLEHYRAYRDAIRSVWPEAIMFCQPPVMEVPPDLKGTIDDDPNMVHAVHYYDGLTLLTKHWNRLYNVDVIGVLRGKYWGPAFAVKIGETAIRNCLRDQLKFLRDESLRYMGNHPMIFTEIGIPYDMDDKYAYKTGDYSSQIRAMDANHFALEGSTSNGFTLWLYSTRNDHEWGDHWNGEDLSIFSNDDLELPSGSSAPFNLQSPGYSESQSNTGGQHVGPGDLKQALSPPSISSERSQPTGAGSGHRAAEAYIRPSPIKTNSQVVSHLFDLQKCTFTMSLQAKEMAGQETPTEIYLPEFHFPEDQSEVSVSSGKWEIDAEEFNSVKVQRLRWWHEGGKQNIKIEGVKRKLGEVSNAPGDDISYLEQCQKGGCTVM from the exons ATGGCATCTCCGCGCCTTCGGATCGATGGCAAAACGTTCAAGGATCTGCAGAATCGGGAGATCACTATAAGGGGAATCAACGTTGCCGGCGAAGCGAAGTATCCTGCGAAACCGGACGTCCCTACGTATATTTCCGATCATTTCTTTGACGCTGATGATGTATCATTCGTCAACCGACCCTTTCCTCTCGAAGATGCACACATGCACTTTGCGAAGCTTCGAAAATGGGGTTACAATACCATAAGATACGTCTTCACTTGGGAGGCTATCGAGCACGCTGGCCCAGGCATTTACGACCAGGAATGGGTTGAATTTACAATAGAAGTGCTTCGTGTTTCTAAGAAATATGGCTTCTACATTTATATGGACCCCCATCAGGATGTG TGGTCACGCTTATCGGGAGGATCGGGAGCGCCAGGATGGACACTATACGCCGCAGGATTCAACCCGAAAGCTTTCAAGAAGACTGAAGCCGCTCTCGTTCAAAACACATATGACAATCCAGCCCTGTTTCCCAAGATGATATGGAGTACCAACTATACCCGGCTCTTCTGTCAAGCAATGTTTACCCTATTCTGGGCCGGACGCCAATTTGCCCCCAAGGCCATCATAGATGGCATGAACATTCAGGACTACCTTCAAAGCCACTTCATCGCCGCATGCAAATACCTAGCTGAGAGGATCCATGAAGCTGGCGATCTTGAGAATGAGGTTGTCATTGGATGGGAAAGCATAAATGAGCCTCATAGGGGATTGATTGGTGTTCAGGATATCTCCGTGATCCCGCCTGAACAGCAGCTCCAGCTGGGTACATCCCCAACTGCTTGGCAAGCCATGTTGACAGGAGCTGGACGGCCTTGCGAAATCACTACATGGGGATTCGGCAGCTTCGGGCCTTACCAAACTGGTCGGGAGCTTGTTGATCCCGAGGGCGAATCGGCCTGGCTACCAGCAGACTATGATGACAGTAGATACGGTTGGAAGAGAGACCCTGGTTGGAAGTTGGGAGAATGTATCTGGGCTCAGCATGGCGTTTGGGACCCGTCGACCGATCAACTACTCCAGAAAGACTATTTCGCGAAAGACCCGAATACCGGAGAGCCTCTGGATTACGAAAAGTTTACCAACACGCACTTTTTGGAGCACTATCGGGCATATAGGGACGCCATCCGGAGTGTCTGGCCGGAGGCTATTATGTTCTGTCAGCCACCTGTCATGGAAGTGCCCCCTGACTTGAAAGGAACGATTGATGACGACCCTAATATGGTGCACGCAGTGCACTATTACGATGGTCTCACTCTCCTGACGAAACATTG GAATCGCCTCTACAATGTTGACGTGATTGGTGTGCTCCGTGGCAAGTATTGGGGCCCAGCCTTTGCTGTCAAAATTGGAGAGACAGCTATTAGAAACTGTTTGCGTGATCAACTGAAGTTCTTGAGAGACGAAAGTCTTCGGTATATGGGTAATCACCCGATGATATTCACGGAAATTGGGATCCCTTACGACATGGATGACAAGTATGCGTACAAAACCGGCGACTACAGTAGCCAAATCAGGGCCATGGATGCAAATCACTTTGCATTGGAAGGCAGTACCTCCAATGGATTTACGCTGTGGTTGTATTCCACAAGA AACGATCACGAATGGGGAGATCACTGGAATGGAGAGGACCTGTCTATATTTTCGAACGATGACCTGGAGCTGCCAAGTGGATCTTCAGCCCCATTTAACCTCCAATCTCCCGGTTATTCGGAAAGTCAAAGCAATACCGGCGGTCAGCACGTTGGACCAGGAGATCTGAAGCAGGCACTTTCGCCGCCGTCGATCTCGTCGGAACGCTCACAGCCCACTGGCGCAGGGTCCGGCCACCGAGCAGCAGAGGCGTACATCCGTCCTAGTCCAATCAAGACAAATAGCCAGGTTGTGAGCCATCTGTTCGACTTGCAAAAGTGCACCTTCACCATGTCGCTGCAGGCCAAGGAGATGGCTGGTCAGGAAACGCCGACGGAGATCTACCTTCCCGAGTTTCACTTTCCGGAAGATCAGTCAGAGGTCTCTGTTAGTAGCGGTAAATGGGAGATTGATGCTGAGGAGTTCAATTCGGTGAAAGTCCAGCGTCTGCGGTGGTGGCATGAAGGGGGTAAACAGAACATCAAGATTGAAGGTGTTAAGCGCAAACTGGGCGAGGTGTCTAATGCCCCAGGGGATGATATCAGCTACCTGGAACAATGTCAGAAGGGAGGATGCACTGTTATGTGA
- the SKI3 gene encoding SKI complex subunit tetratricopeptide repeat protein SKI3 (BUSCO:EOG09260779;~COG:A;~EggNog:ENOG410PHEB;~InterPro:IPR011990,IPR019734,IPR039226,IPR040962, IPR013026;~PFAM:PF13424,PF13432,PF13176,PF18833;~go_component: GO:0055087 - Ski complex [Evidence IEA];~go_function: GO:0005515 - protein binding [Evidence IEA];~go_process: GO:0006401 - RNA catabolic process [Evidence IEA]), whose protein sequence is MSKSALKAVRTALDSKDFEDAAQKAKDIVKQEPQNYHANLFLGLAYDKLNKNDNAESAYFAATHAKLGDRAAWQGLINLYEKQGSHKLESYRYAAVNLALIFADEDDKHRCQDVVDKYTKFAKRQGSRSQQKQALEVHLPSSPLYNYLEGRIPHPSLTYQRLIDITEAEEKEFINREIGERRTRLGARIDQVTLEVKREAFKRSELEQLYRGIVDWSHDDQVRRQYEEKLIQRAYDTLAVLPSADKSTKRDELLRAAHDMVIIKHPFELAWKIVLEWQDVEEFSQWDLNFLKEFIEFFPEDGLAKVLKGFLASDISSFPKEQKSPKESPSSEQEPELENNGDYQEMAVQDRLILMVEGLDSARSSIVAHRIMAELYLSLEEYESVADVARKGLLNIKDLVKMTGVDLQHTTDAVNIMLANSLIYYQLPRNHPEAKAIFEGILERKPKSTSCLLGIGLILKVDEDYGEAIEFLERALERDSPNIKVRAELSWCRALNGDLHSGLEGLQGVLSEIQDSRMENRDFKSEILYRIGYCLWELNPSSAARKDRHGAYASFLASIQANMNFAPAYTSLGIYYADYKRDRVRARRCFHKAFELSASEVEAAERLARTFADQKEWDLVEAVAQRVVDSGKAKPAPGSKRRGYSWPYAALGTVQVNKQQYSKSVVSFQAALRISPGDYHSWVGLGESYHHSGRFIAATKAFDHAQQLEGNLSNDEKENIWFARYMLANVKRELGEYDDAVSRYEDVLSIRRNELGVTISLLQTLTENSWKCIESGLFNDGAELASKAIRVATSLVHERADIFNLWKAVGDACANFSYIKLKADKLPINEVRQLLNTELDPAAFDILADVDEMGQNYISLPEADETGPFPKSDICVYASILAYKRAIHVSIQDVHAQAVAWYNLGWAEYRSYRSVQNRSAKKSKKQPRKFLRAAIRCFKRAIELEAGNSEFWNSLGVVTTNLSPKVAQHAFVRSLHLHDRSAQVWANLGTLYLIHNDIQLANEAFTRAQSTDPDYAQAWIGQGLLALLFGAPGEARGLFEHAFDISTSSLALSKQQYTSTLFDHLLSDSAASNELSNLIQPFFALHQLRCQDPSDMMFIHLSSLLAERIGEFSDASASLQGVCAAMEEEYEISESAASLSRFAQANADVARILLARHEFEEAAEKAETALMLSGEEDAEKFDPEMNGRLRLSAHLTAGLAHYYLKSMDRAIDMFRDALQEAENAPEVVCLLAQVLWAKGGEEERAVARQQLFDCVENNPDHVGAVTLLGAIALLDSDKDAIEAVESDLQGMITRDDIDIHGRAKLIKLLTAVSTLGLTDSNIPEETRRMGEATAAVMRAPDQPQGWMELSAASNELHPAEMAVKRALRSVPPRSNLDANDLSEAFAQTGKAGDALRAIMYAPWKRDGWEELNHVVSGSA, encoded by the exons ATGAGCAAGTCAGCGCTCAAGGCTGTCCGGACAGCTCTGGACTCCAAGGACTTTGAGGACGCAGCTCAAAAAGCCAAGGACATAGTGAAGCAAGAGCCTCAGAATTATCATGC AAATCTCTTTCTAGGTCTCGCGTACGACAAGTTAAATAAGAACGATAATGCCGAATCCGCATACTTCGCCGCAACCCACGCAAAACTGGGCGACCGGGCAGCATGGCAAGGATTGATCAACCTATACGAAAAGCAAGGAAGCCATAAGCTTGAGTCCTATCGCTATGCAGCTGTCAACCTTGCTCTCATATTCGCAGATGA AGACGACAAGCATCGTTGTCAAGATGTGGTGGACAAATATACGAAGTTCGCCAAGAGGCAGGGCAGCCGATCCCAACAGAAGCAAGCGCTTGAAGTGCATTTACCATCTAGCCCGCTATACAACTACCTCGAAGGCCGGATACCGCATCCCTCCCTCACCTATCAGCGTTTAATCGATATTACCGAGGCGGAGGAAAAGGAGTTCATAAACAGAGAGATCGGTGAGCGGAGGACTCGGTTAGGGGCCAGAATTGACCAAGTGACTCTGGAGGTGAAAAGGGAAGCTTTTAAGCGGAGCGAGTTGGAGCAGCTTTATCGCGGGATCGTGGACTGGTCTCACGATGATCAGGTCCGTCGCCAGTATGAAGAAAAGCTTATACAAAGAGCATATGATACTCTTGCTGTTCTTCCGTCCGCAGATAAAAGCACAAAGCGAGACGAATTGTTGCGAGCCGCTCATGACATGGTTATCATCAAACACCCATTTGAGCTTGCATGGAAGATTGTGCTCGAGTGGCAAGATGTTGAGGAATTCTCGCAGTGGGATCTTAATTTCTTGAAGGAATTTATCGAATTCTTCCCGGAAGATGGTCTTGCAAAGGTTCTGAAAGGCTTTTTAGCCAGCGACATTTCTTCATTCCCCAAGGAACAGAAATCGCCCAAGGAATCACCATCAAGCGAACAGGAGCCTGAGCTTGAAAACAACGGGGATTACCAGGAAATGGCAGTGCAGGATCGTTTGATTCTCATGGTTGAGGGTTTGGATTCCGCCCGCTCCTCGATTGTGGCACATCGAATTATGGCTGAGCTCTACCTGTCCCTTGAAGAATATGAAAGTGTGGCTGATGTCGCCCGTAAAGGACTTTTGAACATTAAGGATTTGGTGAAAATGACTGGCGTGGATCTCCAACATACCACTGATGCTGTGAATATCATGCTTGCTAATTCATTGATTTACTACCAGCTTCCTCGGAATCATCCGGAGGCGAAGGCGATCTTTGAAGGCATTCTGGAGAGAAAGCCAAAGTCTACCAGTTGCCTTCTTGGCATTGGTTTGATCCTCAAGGTCGATGAAGATTACGGTGAAGCCATCGAATTTTTGGAGCGTGCTCTAGAACGCGACTCACCCAACATCAAGGTCCGGGCAGAGTTGTCATGGTGCAGGGCGCTCAACGGAGATCTCCATTCTGGCCTCGAGGGGCTCCAAGGGGTTCTTTCGGAAATTCAAGACTCGCGCATGGAAAACCGGGACTTCAAGTCTGAGATCCTGTACCGGATAGGTTATTGCCTGTGGGAGTTGAACCCGTCATCTGCTGCACGAAAGGATCGCCATGGCGCATATGCTAGTTTCCTTGCCTCGATACAAGCCAACATGAATTTTGCCCCGGCATATACCAGTCTGGGAATTTACTACGCCGATTATAAGAGAGACAGGGTTCGTGCACGCAGGTGTTTCCACAAAGCCTTCGAGCTGTCTGCATCTGAGGTCGAAGCCGCTGAGAGACTGGCTCGAACGTTCGCGGATCAAAAAGAGTGGGATCTTGTTGAGGCCGTAGCTCAACGAGTCGTGGATTCTGGTAAAGCCAAGCCTGCCCCTGGTTCCAAGCGAAGGGGTTATAGCTGGCCATACGCCGCGCTTGGTACAGTTCAAGTGAACAAGCAGCAGTACTCCAAGAGTGTTGTCTCCTTCCAGGCAGCTCTTAGAATCTCCCCAGGCGATTACCACTCATGGGTCGGACTGGGAGAAAGTTACCACCACTCTGGCCGATTCATTGCCGCTACGAAGGCTTTCGACCATGCTCAGCAATTGGAGGGGAACCTCTCGAACGACGAAAAGGAGAACATTTGGTTTGCGCGGTACATGCTCGCCAACGTGAAGCGTGAACTTGGGGAATATGATGATGCCGTTTCGAGATACGAGGACGTCCTAAGCATCCGACGGAATGAGCTTGGCGTTACGATTTCACTACTCCAGACCCTCACCGAGAACTCATGGAAATGTATCGAATCTGGGCTCTTCAACGATGGTGCTGAGCTGGCAAGCAAAGCTATCAGAGTGGCTACGTCACTGGTTCACGAACGAGCTGATATCTTCAACCTGTGGAAGGCTGTCGGAGATGCTTGCGCAAACTTCTCTTATATCAAGTTGAAGGCAGATAAATTGCCAATCAACGAGGTCCGGCAACTGCTCAACACCGAGCTCGATCCAGCTGCATTTGATATTCTCGCTGATGTCGACGAGATGGGACAAAATTACATTTCACTTCCGGAAGCGGATGAAACTGGACCATTTCCTAAGTCTGACATTTGCGTGTATGCCTCCATTCTGGCATATAAACGCGCTATACATGTCTCGATTCAAGACGTCCATGCTCAAGCAGTCGCCTGGTACAACCTTGGTTGGGCCGAATACCGGTCGTATAGATCCGTGCAGAATCGTTCAgccaagaagagcaagaagcagCCCCGCAAATTCCTCAGGGCGGCGATTCGATGCTTCAAAAGAGCAATTGAACTTGAGGCCGGAAACTCTGAGTTCTGGAATTCCTTGGGTGTGGTTACAACGAACCTGAGCCCGAAGGTCGCGCAGCATGCCTTCGTGCGGAGTCTCCATCTACACGACCGGAGTGCCCAAGTGTGGGCTAACCTGGGAACTCTCTATCTCATTCATAATGACATCCAGCTTGCCAATGAAGCGTTTACACGCGCGCAGTCTACAGACCCAGACTATGCACAGGCTTGGATCGGCCAAGGACTCCTCGCCCTTCTCTTTGGAGCGCCCGGGGAGGCAAGAGGTCTTTTTGAGCATGCCTTTGATATTTCGACTTCATCGCTAGCCTTGTCTAAGCAGCAGTATACCTCGACTCTATTTGACCATCTTCTGTCTGATTCAGCCGCTTCGAATGAGCTTTCGAACCTCATCCAGCCATTCTTCGCCCTCCACCAGCTTCGTTGCCAGGATCCGTCGGATATGATGTTTATTCACCTATCATCCCTCCTGGCAGAGAGAATCGGCGAATTCTCCGACGCGAGCGCTAGCCTACAGGGTGTATGCGCAGCTATGGAAGAGGAATACGAAATCTCCGAGTCAGCTGCATCGCTTTCCAGATTCGCACAGGCGAACGCAGATGTTGCACGTATCCTTCTTGCGCGCCACGAATTTGAGGAAGCCGCAGAGAAAGCGGAGACTGCGCTCATGCTCTCTGGCGAAGAGGATGCTGAGAAGTTTGATCCCGAAATGAACGGAAGACTACGCTTGTCGGCTCATCTAACCGCCGGTCTGGCACATTACTACTTGAAGTCTATGGACCGTGCCATTGACATGTTCCGTGATGCACTTCAAGAGGCGGAGAATGCGCCGGAAGTGGTCTGCCTCCTTGCACAAGTGCTCTGGGCCAAgggcggagaagaagaacgcgCTGTGGCTCGCCAGCAACTGTTCGATTGCGTCGAGAACAATCCAGACCATGTTGGGGCAGTTACCTtgttgggagctattgcattGTTAGACTCTGACAAAGACGCCATTGAGGCCGTCGAATCTGACCTCCAGGGCATGATCACCAGGGATGATATCGATATTCATGGTCGGGCCAAACTAATCAAGCTCTTGACTGCAGTTTCTACCCTGGGTCTTACCGACTCCAACATACCAGAGGAAACCCGGCGTATGGGTGAGGCTACAGCGGCTGTTATGAGGGCACCCGATCAGCCACAAGGTTGGATGGAGCTGTCCGCAGCCTCTAATGAGCTTCACCCCGCCGAAATGGCTGTCAAGAGAGCATTGCGCAGTGTCCCGCCACGCAGCAACCTTGACGCTAATGACCTATCCGAGGCGTTTGCACAGACCGGGAAGGCTGGTGATGCGCTGCGGGCGATCATGTATGCGCCATGGAAAAGAGATGGCTGGGAAGAACTGAATCATGTCGTGTCTGGATCAGCGTGA
- a CDS encoding OB fold domain-containing protein (COG:S;~EggNog:ENOG410PP0C;~InterPro:IPR039215,IPR033472,IPR042470,IPR013894;~PFAM:PF08585;~go_component: GO:0031422 - RecQ family helicase-topoisomerase III complex [Evidence IEA];~go_function: GO:0000166 - nucleotide binding [Evidence IEA]), whose product MSTPQTQIAAQLQSTKSLSVSPSWLDTFIASSSASLQRNVPISALTQTALFRVLSSDFRDTLTTTNHSSVLPVDIFDPTVKERRLSGPIPVQVLDIEDIGSSLWSQVEAIERVERGEAIRGREIVRTVNVGEDSEDWASNDNGNNNNNNAGGGSNGPHRLILQDAAGTRTVGIELRRIGDVSIGKLPIGAKMILRNATVARGMVLLTPDCATVLGGKIESMDRAWKEGRKARLLARIDEMAREERQTSGSRGGDAMEG is encoded by the coding sequence ATGTCCACCCCCCAAACCCAAATCGCAGCTCAACTCCAGAGCACAAAATCTCTCTCCGTCTCCCCCTCCTGGCTAGATACCTTCATCGCTTCCTCCAGCGCCTCCCTCCAGCGCAATGTCCCCATCTCCGCCCTCACCCAAACAGCCCTCTTCCGGGTCCTCTCCTCCGACTTCCGCGATACCCTCACCACCACGAACCACTCTTCCGTCCTCCCTGTAGATATCTTCGATCCGACAGTGAAAGAGAGGCGTCTGTCTGGCCCGATACCCGTACAAGTGCTTGATATTGAGGACATTGGGTCGAGTTTATGGAGTCAGGTTGAGGCGATTGAGCGGGTGGAGCGTGGGGAGGCGATTCGGGGGAGGGAGATTGTTAGGACGGTGAATGTGGGGGAGGATAGTGAAGATTGGGCTAGTAACGACAatggcaacaacaacaataataatgcTGGCGGTGGCAGCAATGGGCCTCATCGGTTGATCCTGCAGGATGCGGCAGGGACTAGGACTGTAGGGATTGAGTTGAGGCGTATCGGTGATGTTTCGATTGGGAAGTTGCCGATTGGTGCTAAGATGATATTGCGGAATGCTACGGTTGCTCGGGGTATGGTGCTGTTGACTCCTGATTGCGCTACTGTATTGGGAGGGAAGATTGAGTCTATGGACCGGGCGTGGAAGGAGGGTCGGAAGGCAAGGTTGTTGGCGAGAATTGACGAGATGGCACGGGAGGAGAGACAGACGAGCGGAAGCAGAGGTGGAGATGCAATGGAAGGATGA
- a CDS encoding COG1/VPS51 family protein (COG:U;~EggNog:ENOG410PM0G;~InterPro:IPR014812;~PFAM:PF08700) produces MSTISSPRPSIASSRAHSPTPTSSHRPSLDTLNTNTGAAGLSASSTPSTARAVSPSLHPPRRNRAALRDYYNLKPEAAAAAAGNADARRSRSVPRHTDAGDISNTNPSVVATGTELDNPDFDAQRYVEQLLATSSLSTVLKAENSLVGDIRTLDSERKALVYDNYSKLIRAVETIGKMRRSMDDQGAPLKMTKTLGPAIGFVAETAGSLIQEGEEQRRRMKESKTTEQASSKKAEKETVKWVLGTPSRLEKLLADGKREEADKDWAEVKDLLDKWEGVKGVSEIKEACLKAMETGKDKDS; encoded by the coding sequence ATGTCAACAATATCCTCTCCTCGCCCGTCAATAGCTTCTTCGCGCGCCCACTCCCCCACACCCACATCCTCCCACCGTCCCTCCCTCGACACTCTAAACACCAACACCGGCGCCGCAGGTCTCAGCGCATCCTCTACGCCCTCAACAGCACGAGCAGTCTCCCCATCCCTCCACCCTCCACGACGCAACCGCGCCGCCCTCCGAGACTACTATAACCTCAAACCCgaagccgcagccgcagccgcaggaAATGCAGACGCACGCCGTTCCCGCAGCGTCCCCCGCCACACGGACGCCGGCGACATCTCCAACACCAACCCCTCCGTGGTAGCAACGGGCACAGAACTCGATAACCCAGACTTCGACGCGCAGCGCTATGTCGAACAGTTACTAGCGACGTCGTCGCTGTCGACGGTGCTCAAGGCTGAGAATAGCCTTGTTGGTGATATTCGCACGCTGGACAGTGAGCGGAAAGCGTTGGTGTATGATAACTACTCAAAGTTGATTCGGGCAGTTGAGACGATTGGAAAGATGCGGAGGAGCATGGATGATCAGGGGGCGCCGTTGAAGATGACCAAGACGTTGGGGCCGGCGATTGGGTTTGTGGCGGAGACTGCTGGGAGCTTGATtcaggagggggaggagcaGCGGCGGAGGATGAAGGAGTCGAAGACCACGGAGCAGGCGAGTAGTAAGAAGGCTGAGAAAGAGACGGTGAAATGGGTATTGGGAACACCGAGTCGATTGGAGAAACTTTTGGCGGATgggaagagagaggaggCTGACAAAGACTGGGCTGAGGTCAAGGATCTACTTGACAAGTGGGAAGGCGTGAAAGGGGTTTCTGAAATCAAGGAGGCATGTTTGAAGGCCATGGAGACCGGAAAAGACAAGGATTCATAA
- a CDS encoding DUF1917 domain-containing protein (COG:S;~EggNog:ENOG410PRF7;~InterPro:IPR015034,IPR023398;~PFAM:PF08939), with amino-acid sequence MATTIQDTDLFSDESSFYGDDTQITHYEDLADSYDPEPYWVETHPHLLTTIQHDALVPAQPSPASKTTAGLEEEECLPPIGSRRLPRNARGRNEPVPEFLARLPPSTTKEESVGPWIFVSEPNRRKGVDEEEEEDMASFVAKGTELLHEFKEKKTELEEEHDRSGAKSKAPLTRKLNVHRRALEEDIFALARENGVVSGKWMLFPSVGRVDAVWKAVVEATVDGELGDGAKVATDAGDREARGMMIYTKDYEDTEDVRRVLGKLVELELVNIEQRMGIYYKADAFTYLRILGDNPYGLKASLYSSKDVLAGKV; translated from the exons ATGGCTACCACCATCCAAGATACAGACCTATTCTCCGACGAATCCAGCTTCTATG GCGATGACACTCAAATAACGCATTATGAAGACCTCGCAGACAGCTATGACCCAGAGCCATATTGGGTTGAGACTCACCCACACCTCTTAACCACCATCCAGCACGATGCGCTTGTACCGGCACAACCATCACCAGCATCGAAAACCACCGCTGgcttggaagaagaagaatgctTGCCGCCCATAGGATCTCGCAGGTTGCCGCGAAATGCGCGAGGTCGAAACGAGCCAGTTCCAGAATTTCTTGCACGTCTACCGCCGTCCACCACAAAGGAAGAGTCCGTTGGACCGTGGATCTTTGTCTCGGAGCCAAACAGGAGGAAGGgcgttgatgaagaggaagaagaggacatGGCGAGCTTTGTCGCCAAAGGTACGGAACTACTGCACGAgttcaaggagaagaagaccgAACTGGAAGAAGAACATGACCGCTCTGGTGCCAAAAGCAAGGCACCGCTGACCCGCAAGTTGAATGTTCACCGACGCGCGCTGGAAGAAGACATTTTCGCGCTGGCGCGAGAGAATGGTGTCGTTTCTGGGAAATGGATGCTATTTCCATCTGTCGGCCGCGTGGATGCTGTCTGGAAGGCGGTGGTTGAGGCAACAGTGGACGGGGAATTGGGGGATGGAGCAAAAGTTGCGACAGATGCAGGTGACCGTGAGGCGCGAGGGATGATGATCTATACGAAGGATTACGAGGATACTGAAGATGTTCGGCGGGTGCTTGGGAAATTGGTGGAGTTGGAATTGGTGAACATTGAGCAGCGGATGGGTATTTACTACAAGGCTGATGCGTTTACGTATCTGAGAATTTTGGGGGATAACCCGTATGGATTGAAAGCGAGCCTGTACTCTAGTAAGGATGTTCTGGCGGGGAAGGTTTGA